Proteins from one Sphingopyxis terrae subsp. terrae NBRC 15098 genomic window:
- a CDS encoding glycosyltransferase family 2 protein: MTDPALANCRLMVATPIYDGAQGSYVRALLDLALRAQAIGLTVRFEFILYQPSVTRARDMLAAIFAESDCTHMLFVDADIDFGAEDVFAMLRAMVGRDDCAILGAACPRRMLNWRNAALAAKAGLGDADPAALGRFSGEFALHFLHPDQSFALTDLVELTRVGSGMMMIRRDVFDRLRARHPELVFRTDPAERAAHGIGEEAYAYFLPMIEPDTRAQLSDDYAFCRRVRDAGLRIWLAPWVKTTHSGPAIFTGSLPDLAQLLAIKSASSTE, translated from the coding sequence ATGACGGACCCTGCGCTTGCCAATTGCCGCCTGATGGTGGCGACGCCCATCTATGACGGGGCGCAGGGTAGCTATGTCCGCGCGCTGCTCGACCTTGCGTTACGCGCGCAGGCGATCGGCCTGACGGTGCGGTTCGAGTTCATCCTCTACCAGCCGTCGGTGACGCGCGCGCGCGACATGCTCGCCGCGATCTTCGCGGAAAGCGACTGCACCCACATGCTGTTCGTCGATGCCGACATCGACTTCGGTGCCGAGGATGTATTCGCGATGCTGCGCGCGATGGTCGGCCGCGACGATTGCGCGATTCTGGGGGCTGCCTGTCCGCGGCGGATGCTCAACTGGCGCAATGCGGCGCTGGCCGCCAAAGCCGGGCTGGGTGACGCCGATCCGGCGGCGCTCGGGCGCTTTTCGGGGGAGTTTGCGCTGCATTTCCTGCATCCCGACCAATCCTTCGCGCTCACCGATCTGGTCGAACTGACGCGGGTCGGCAGCGGGATGATGATGATCCGCCGCGACGTGTTCGACAGGTTGCGCGCGCGTCATCCCGAACTGGTCTTCCGCACCGATCCCGCCGAGCGCGCCGCGCACGGGATCGGCGAGGAGGCCTATGCCTATTTCCTGCCGATGATCGAACCCGACACGCGGGCGCAGTTGTCGGACGATTATGCCTTTTGCCGCCGCGTGCGCGATGCGGGGCTTCGCATCTGGCTCGCCCCCTGGGTGAAGACCACGCACAGCGGGCCGGCGATCTTTACCGGATCGCTTCCCGATCTGGCCCAGCTTCTTGCCATAAAATCAGCTTCTTCGACGGAGTAG
- the gcvH gene encoding glycine cleavage system protein GcvH, which produces MPRFYTEEHEWIDVDGDVATVGITDFAQGQLGDIVFVEVPDTGAELSKGGDAAVVESVKAASDVYAPVDGTVTEGNGQLEEDPALVNSDPEGEGWFFRMTLSDKSQLDGLMNAQAYKEFIADL; this is translated from the coding sequence ATGCCGCGTTTTTATACCGAAGAGCATGAATGGATCGATGTCGATGGCGATGTGGCGACGGTCGGCATCACCGACTTCGCGCAGGGCCAGCTCGGCGATATCGTCTTCGTCGAGGTTCCCGACACCGGCGCCGAACTGTCGAAGGGCGGCGACGCCGCGGTGGTCGAATCGGTGAAGGCGGCGAGCGACGTCTACGCGCCCGTCGATGGCACCGTCACCGAAGGCAACGGCCAGCTTGAGGAGGACCCCGCGCTCGTCAATTCGGACCCCGAAGGCGAAGGCTGGTTCTTTCGCATGACGCTCAGCGACAAGAGCCAGCTCGACGGGCTGATGAATGCGCAGGCGTACAAGGAATTCATCGCCGATCTGTGA
- the gcvT gene encoding glycine cleavage system aminomethyltransferase GcvT, which translates to MSETEEMAETVAIETLPLDAWHRARGARMVEFAGYYMPIQYDGIMAEHLWTRDNAGLFDVSHMGQLVFSGEGAAEALEALVPGDISALKPGRMRYSLLLADDGGILDDLMVTNTGHGLYMVVNGAVKWDDIAHLREHLPDEIEMNLLDEQALLALQGPKAAAALTALGVVPEFSDILPVDRLVFMQAGPYLWGDVRLGISRSGYTGEDGFEISVPASDVSALADALCAQEAVKPIGLGARDSLRLEAGLPLYGHDLDEGIDPVEGDLAFAISKRRREEGGFPGAARILGHLADGSPRKRVGLTVDGKMPVREGAKIFDGNREVGVVTSGGFAPSVGAPIAMGYVPTGLSEPGTALAAEVRGKRVAVTVTPMPFVPHRYVRKQGG; encoded by the coding sequence ATGAGCGAAACCGAAGAAATGGCCGAAACGGTCGCGATCGAAACGCTTCCGCTCGACGCCTGGCACCGTGCAAGGGGCGCGCGGATGGTCGAATTCGCCGGCTATTACATGCCGATCCAGTATGACGGCATCATGGCCGAACATCTGTGGACGCGCGACAATGCGGGTCTGTTCGACGTCAGCCACATGGGGCAGCTTGTGTTCAGCGGCGAAGGCGCCGCCGAAGCGCTCGAGGCGCTGGTTCCGGGCGATATTTCGGCGTTGAAGCCGGGGCGGATGCGCTACTCGCTGCTGCTCGCCGACGATGGCGGCATCCTCGACGATCTGATGGTCACCAATACGGGGCATGGCCTCTACATGGTCGTCAATGGCGCGGTGAAGTGGGACGACATCGCGCATCTGCGCGAACATCTGCCCGACGAGATCGAGATGAACCTGCTCGACGAACAGGCGCTGCTTGCGCTGCAGGGGCCAAAGGCCGCGGCCGCGCTGACGGCGCTCGGCGTGGTTCCCGAATTTTCCGATATTCTTCCCGTCGATCGCCTCGTCTTCATGCAGGCCGGCCCCTATCTGTGGGGCGACGTGCGGCTGGGGATCAGCCGTTCGGGCTATACCGGAGAAGACGGGTTCGAAATTTCGGTGCCGGCGAGCGACGTCTCGGCCCTCGCCGATGCGCTGTGCGCGCAGGAGGCGGTAAAACCGATCGGCCTCGGCGCGCGCGATTCGCTGCGGCTCGAAGCGGGATTGCCGCTTTACGGCCACGACCTCGACGAAGGCATCGACCCCGTCGAGGGCGATCTGGCCTTTGCGATCAGCAAGCGCCGCCGCGAGGAAGGCGGCTTTCCGGGCGCCGCGCGCATCCTCGGCCATCTTGCCGATGGCAGTCCGCGCAAGCGCGTCGGCCTGACCGTAGATGGCAAGATGCCGGTGCGCGAGGGCGCCAAGATTTTCGACGGGAACCGCGAAGTCGGTGTCGTCACCTCGGGCGGTTTTGCGCCGAGCGTCGGCGCCCCCATAGCGATGGGCTATGTGCCCACCGGCCTGTCCGAGCCCGGCACGGCGCTCGCCGCCGAAGTCCGCGGCAAGCGCGTCGCCGTGACGGTGACGCCGATGCCCTTCGTTCCACATCGTTACGTGCGCAAACAGGGAGGCTGA
- a CDS encoding Rossmann-fold NAD(P)-binding domain-containing protein, producing MSDAAPRALLIGATGLVGQAVARCGHSLPLTLLARRLVEAGAGHRAMTADPGEWAEIIAAERPGILISCLGTTIRQAGSQDAFRAVDHDLLLACARAAKAAGTAHMIAVSSVGAAAHSANFYLRTKGEVEEELRALNFLRLDLMRPGLLTGDRRGPKRIGEGLAMLAAPFTDALLHGSLRRYRSIPAETVARAIVAAASLAAPGHFVHENDAMQQLAD from the coding sequence ATGTCTGATGCCGCACCCCGCGCGCTTCTGATCGGAGCGACGGGGCTTGTCGGACAGGCGGTTGCCCGCTGCGGCCATTCCCTGCCGCTTACCCTGCTGGCGCGCCGCTTGGTCGAGGCGGGGGCCGGCCATCGCGCCATGACCGCCGATCCGGGCGAATGGGCCGAGATCATCGCGGCGGAGCGACCCGGGATATTGATCTCCTGCCTCGGCACCACGATCCGCCAGGCGGGGTCGCAGGACGCGTTTCGCGCGGTCGATCATGATCTGCTGCTCGCCTGCGCCCGTGCGGCGAAGGCGGCGGGGACGGCGCACATGATCGCGGTCAGCAGCGTCGGCGCGGCGGCGCATAGCGCGAACTTCTATCTGCGGACGAAGGGTGAGGTGGAGGAGGAGCTGCGCGCGCTCAATTTCCTGCGGCTCGACCTGATGCGCCCCGGCCTGCTCACCGGCGACCGGCGGGGGCCGAAGCGGATTGGCGAGGGGCTGGCGATGCTTGCCGCGCCGTTCACCGACGCGCTGTTGCACGGATCGCTGCGCCGCTATCGCTCGATTCCGGCCGAAACGGTGGCGCGCGCGATCGTAGCCGCGGCGTCGCTCGCGGCGCCTGGACACTTCGTCCACGAAAATGACGCGATGCAACAGCTCGCCGATTGA
- a CDS encoding deoxyguanosinetriphosphate triphosphohydrolase, whose amino-acid sequence MTLSACASDPRATRGRRHDEPGRVVRGPRDAFQRDRDRIIHSIAFRRLRHKTQVFVAPDGDHYRVRLTHSIEVAQIGRGIARALGLNEDLTEALCLAHDIGHPPFGHAGEDALKAAMMAHGGFDHNGHTLRTLARLECPYPRFDGINLTWETLEGLAKHNGPVRHPGWALAEIDAEFPLDLTSHASLEAQVAAVADDIAYDNHDIDDGLRAGLLTIDQLMAQPFVAENFRLVEARFPGAPRDRLLRELVRDQIGVMVNDVIAATKANVADAGVESVAEVRAAGRTLGGFSDTLARQERDLKRFMYANLYHHPSQIAAADAARTVVSGLFAAYRDDPALMGEEWASRLPDTDGATVRHIGDYIAGMTDRFAIDRFAEMNGRAAVPEALAHV is encoded by the coding sequence ATGACGTTGTCGGCCTGTGCGAGTGACCCCAGGGCGACACGCGGACGCCGCCATGACGAACCGGGCCGCGTCGTGCGCGGGCCGCGCGATGCCTTTCAGCGCGACCGCGACCGCATCATCCATTCGATCGCTTTCCGCCGGCTGCGTCACAAGACGCAGGTCTTCGTCGCGCCCGACGGCGACCATTATCGCGTCCGGCTGACGCACAGCATCGAAGTCGCGCAGATTGGTCGCGGAATCGCCCGGGCGCTGGGGCTGAACGAAGATCTGACCGAGGCCTTGTGCCTTGCCCATGACATCGGTCACCCGCCCTTCGGTCATGCGGGCGAGGACGCGCTGAAAGCGGCGATGATGGCGCATGGCGGGTTCGATCATAATGGGCACACGCTGCGCACGCTCGCGCGGCTCGAATGTCCCTATCCGCGCTTCGATGGCATCAATCTGACGTGGGAGACGCTGGAGGGGTTGGCGAAGCACAATGGTCCGGTGCGTCACCCCGGCTGGGCATTGGCGGAAATCGACGCGGAATTTCCGCTCGACCTGACGAGCCATGCCAGCCTGGAGGCGCAGGTGGCGGCGGTCGCCGACGACATCGCGTACGACAATCACGACATCGACGACGGCCTGCGCGCGGGACTGCTGACGATCGACCAGTTGATGGCGCAGCCCTTCGTCGCCGAGAATTTCCGCCTCGTCGAAGCCCGCTTTCCGGGCGCGCCGCGCGACCGGTTGCTGCGCGAGCTGGTGCGCGACCAGATCGGCGTGATGGTCAACGACGTGATCGCCGCGACCAAGGCCAATGTCGCCGATGCGGGGGTGGAGAGCGTAGCGGAAGTGCGCGCGGCGGGCCGCACGCTCGGCGGCTTTTCGGATACGCTGGCGCGGCAGGAGCGCGATCTCAAACGCTTCATGTATGCGAACCTCTATCACCATCCGTCGCAGATCGCGGCCGCCGACGCGGCGCGCACCGTCGTTTCGGGGCTGTTTGCGGCCTACAGGGACGATCCTGCGCTGATGGGCGAGGAATGGGCATCGCGGCTGCCCGATACGGACGGGGCGACGGTGCGCCACATCGGCGACTATATTGCCGGGATGACCGACCGATTCGCGATCGATCGCTTTGCTGAGATGAATGGGCGGGCCGCGGTGCCCGAGGCGCTGGCGCATGTCTGA
- a CDS encoding SPOR domain-containing protein, translated as MRRSILTAGPRRVRLHVGALGLLFLSAAPFAAAHAFQVTPPDAATKAAMEKRTAARTMLSSAIARLASNAADSAALLDAGRASIELEDYRAALGFLTRAEQASPRDGGVKAALGSAMLHLEKPSRALDYFGEAQLLGAPERLFLADRGLARDLLGQQDGAQRDYQLALSIAPSDEVIRRYAISLGITGQADRAIQLLTPQLRTQDRAAWRSRAMILAINGRNDEATEIVKATMPALLAQSILPYLTQMDRLNPAQQAAAAHFGRFPAGELGPVRKPVQIAAAAPAPTPAPSPTSTPSKRRGDKGKPVQVATATPPPATRPAPTLTPKPTPAPTPAPAPTLAQPPAAVPVRRADTPSVPAAKPPAPTPAPAAAQPVGVAVNSGAGPVGPGFSLSDVGQPPAAAAAPPSATTTPAPSAAAPLASLAQIVSSIEIPPEELERTSGAVGADTLAKLVEDKRKADAAEAAKREKEEAAAKAKAEADAKAKEEAAKKKANPSRIWVQVAAGSNQKALAFDFNRFAKKNAALFKGKDGGSTEWGRTRRLLVGPFKDKKAAADWLAQYKKAGGDGFVFTSDAGQEVDLFK; from the coding sequence ATGCGGCGATCCATATTGACGGCGGGGCCGCGGCGCGTTCGACTTCATGTCGGCGCGCTCGGCCTGCTGTTCCTGTCCGCTGCCCCCTTCGCAGCGGCGCATGCATTTCAGGTGACACCGCCCGATGCGGCCACCAAGGCGGCGATGGAAAAACGCACCGCCGCGCGGACGATGCTGTCGTCGGCGATCGCTCGGCTCGCCTCGAACGCCGCCGACAGCGCCGCGCTGCTTGATGCCGGACGCGCTTCGATCGAGCTGGAGGATTATCGCGCCGCGCTCGGCTTTCTGACCCGTGCCGAGCAGGCGAGCCCGCGCGACGGCGGGGTCAAGGCGGCGCTCGGGTCGGCGATGCTCCATCTCGAAAAGCCGTCGCGGGCGCTCGACTATTTCGGCGAGGCGCAGCTTCTCGGCGCCCCCGAGCGGCTATTCCTTGCCGACCGCGGGCTTGCGCGCGATTTGCTGGGCCAGCAGGATGGGGCGCAGCGCGATTATCAACTCGCCCTGTCGATCGCGCCGAGCGACGAAGTGATCCGCCGCTATGCGATCTCGCTCGGCATCACGGGGCAGGCCGACCGCGCGATTCAGCTCCTCACGCCGCAGCTTCGCACGCAGGACCGTGCCGCATGGCGGTCGCGCGCGATGATCCTAGCGATCAACGGCCGCAATGACGAGGCGACCGAGATCGTCAAGGCGACGATGCCGGCGCTGCTGGCGCAGAGCATTTTGCCCTATCTAACCCAGATGGACCGGCTCAATCCGGCGCAGCAGGCCGCCGCCGCGCATTTCGGGCGCTTCCCGGCTGGCGAACTTGGCCCGGTGCGCAAGCCCGTGCAGATCGCTGCGGCCGCTCCGGCCCCGACACCAGCGCCTTCCCCGACTTCGACGCCGAGCAAACGGCGCGGCGACAAGGGCAAACCGGTGCAGGTGGCCACTGCCACGCCGCCACCGGCGACGCGACCGGCTCCGACGCTGACCCCGAAGCCGACACCTGCGCCCACGCCAGCGCCTGCGCCGACCTTGGCGCAGCCGCCAGCCGCCGTGCCGGTGCGCCGTGCTGATACACCGTCCGTCCCGGCAGCGAAGCCTCCCGCGCCGACACCGGCGCCAGCGGCGGCCCAACCGGTGGGCGTCGCGGTGAACAGCGGTGCCGGTCCGGTCGGTCCGGGCTTCTCGCTGAGCGATGTCGGCCAGCCGCCGGCCGCTGCCGCTGCGCCGCCGTCGGCGACGACCACGCCAGCGCCGAGTGCTGCGGCTCCGCTCGCCTCGTTGGCGCAGATCGTCAGCTCGATCGAGATTCCGCCCGAGGAGCTTGAGCGCACCAGCGGCGCGGTCGGCGCCGATACGCTTGCCAAGCTGGTCGAGGACAAGCGCAAGGCAGATGCCGCCGAAGCGGCAAAGCGCGAAAAGGAAGAAGCCGCGGCCAAGGCCAAGGCGGAGGCCGACGCCAAGGCGAAGGAAGAGGCCGCGAAGAAAAAGGCCAATCCCTCGCGCATCTGGGTGCAAGTTGCGGCGGGGTCGAACCAGAAGGCGCTCGCCTTCGATTTCAACCGCTTCGCCAAAAAGAATGCCGCGCTGTTCAAGGGCAAGGATGGCGGCTCGACCGAATGGGGCCGCACCCGCCGCCTGCTCGTGGGGCCGTTCAAGGACAAGAAGGCGGCTGCCGACTGGCTCGCGCAATATAAGAAGGCGGGCGGCGATGGTTTCGTCTTTACCAGCGATGCGGGGCAAGAGGTCGATCTCTTCAAATGA
- the ftsZ gene encoding cell division protein FtsZ, with translation MSINIGPPQVDELKPRIAVIGVGGAGGNAIANMIAAKVEGVDFVVANTDAQALNASPAERRIQLGTQITQGLGAGSRPEVGRAAAEESIAQVEEALNGAHMCFVAAGMGGGTGTGAAPVIAKAARDRGILTVGVVTKPFTFEGNRRMRSAEAGIAELQDHVDTLIVIPNQNLFLVANPNTTFKEAFTMADEVLQQGVRGITDLMVMPGLINLDFADVRSVMREMGKAMMGTGEAEGDGRALEAAQKAIANPLLDGVSMAGAKGVIISITGGEDMRLMEVDEAANHIRELVDPDANIIWGSAFNEGLEGKIRVSVVATGIDGSGDAAAPAAPAARSFSFAPARSPAPAPFAEEPVEAAAVEAPVQAAEPEVDTDPAPGFSLGDAPAAEAPAPAEEEPMELSQVAATYDDTSDELVLDAPEPAPAPAADPAPAAEPARPIGGGTLFERMSRLSRGGSAPAEEGDKEDGVDIPRFLGRQNNQ, from the coding sequence ATGAGCATCAATATTGGCCCGCCGCAGGTCGATGAACTGAAGCCGCGTATCGCCGTGATCGGCGTCGGCGGCGCGGGGGGCAATGCCATCGCGAACATGATCGCGGCGAAGGTCGAGGGCGTCGATTTCGTCGTCGCCAACACCGACGCGCAGGCGCTCAACGCCTCGCCGGCGGAGCGTCGCATCCAGCTCGGAACGCAGATCACCCAGGGTCTGGGTGCGGGTTCGCGTCCCGAAGTCGGCCGGGCGGCGGCCGAGGAAAGCATTGCGCAGGTCGAAGAGGCGCTGAACGGCGCGCATATGTGCTTCGTCGCGGCCGGCATGGGCGGCGGCACGGGCACCGGTGCGGCTCCGGTCATCGCCAAGGCGGCCCGCGACCGCGGCATTCTGACCGTCGGCGTCGTGACCAAGCCCTTCACCTTCGAGGGCAACCGCCGCATGCGGTCGGCCGAAGCCGGCATTGCCGAGCTTCAGGACCATGTCGACACGCTGATCGTCATTCCCAACCAGAATCTCTTCCTGGTCGCCAACCCGAACACGACCTTCAAGGAAGCCTTCACCATGGCGGATGAAGTGCTCCAGCAGGGCGTGCGCGGTATCACCGATCTGATGGTCATGCCCGGCCTCATCAACCTCGACTTTGCCGACGTGCGCAGCGTGATGCGCGAAATGGGCAAGGCGATGATGGGCACCGGCGAAGCCGAAGGCGACGGTCGCGCGCTCGAAGCTGCGCAGAAGGCGATCGCCAACCCGCTGCTCGATGGCGTGTCGATGGCGGGCGCGAAGGGCGTGATCATCTCGATCACCGGCGGCGAAGACATGCGCCTGATGGAAGTCGACGAAGCGGCGAACCATATTCGCGAACTCGTCGATCCCGACGCCAACATCATCTGGGGCAGCGCCTTCAACGAAGGGCTGGAAGGCAAGATTCGCGTATCGGTTGTCGCGACCGGCATCGACGGTTCTGGCGACGCGGCGGCTCCGGCGGCACCGGCGGCGCGCAGCTTCTCCTTCGCCCCCGCGCGCAGCCCGGCGCCGGCGCCCTTTGCCGAGGAGCCGGTCGAGGCGGCGGCTGTGGAAGCGCCGGTCCAAGCTGCGGAACCCGAAGTCGACACCGACCCCGCACCGGGCTTCTCGCTGGGCGATGCTCCCGCGGCCGAAGCACCGGCGCCGGCCGAGGAAGAGCCGATGGAACTGTCGCAGGTCGCCGCGACCTATGACGATACCAGCGACGAGCTCGTACTTGATGCACCCGAACCGGCGCCCGCGCCGGCTGCCGACCCGGCCCCCGCGGCCGAGCCTGCGCGGCCGATCGGTGGCGGCACCTTGTTCGAACGCATGTCGCGTCTGTCGCGTGGCGGTTCGGCCCCTGCCGAAGAAGGCGACAAGGAAGACGGAGTCGATATTCCGCGCTTCCTGGGCCGTCAGAACAACCAGTAA
- the ftsA gene encoding cell division protein FtsA — protein sequence MAPPRIEKIITALDVGSWKVCALIAGQTADGQLHVLGTGQRESRGVQRGYVADMEQTEHIVREAIEQAERIAGLNIDDVWVSFSAGSLLSDVAPIESELGGHRIEQEDIDDLLAAGRAGIDPEGRMILHAQPALYTLDGLTGVKNPIGLHADRLGVDIHIIMADGAPVRNLEAAVRQAHLDVNAVVASPIAAGLACLSEEERDLGVALVELGAAVTTVSLYAGGMLVEMVSLPFGASDITDDIASAFGIRRSQAQRLQSFYGSASASPRDNNDLIELDPGAPAGSDAPRITRAQLISVIRQRLDQMMGDIGRTLKDLHFVGPIGRQVVLVGGGADLKGIADYTQIALGRAARVGRPRGLHGLPDAHSGPAFATLAGLVLYAASDPVDLRDLPTMAQDVYRPKGSSIINRLITALKSSF from the coding sequence ATGGCGCCGCCGCGCATCGAAAAGATTATCACCGCGCTCGATGTCGGGTCGTGGAAGGTCTGTGCGCTCATCGCGGGCCAGACTGCCGACGGGCAGTTGCACGTGCTCGGCACCGGCCAGCGCGAAAGCCGCGGCGTCCAGCGCGGCTATGTCGCCGACATGGAGCAGACCGAGCATATCGTGCGCGAGGCGATCGAACAGGCCGAGCGTATCGCGGGTCTCAATATCGACGACGTCTGGGTCAGCTTCTCGGCGGGCAGCCTCTTGAGCGACGTCGCCCCGATCGAGAGCGAATTGGGCGGTCACCGCATCGAACAGGAAGATATCGACGATCTGCTCGCCGCCGGGCGCGCGGGGATCGATCCCGAAGGGCGGATGATCCTGCACGCGCAGCCGGCGCTCTACACGCTCGACGGGTTGACCGGCGTCAAGAATCCGATCGGCCTGCACGCCGACCGGCTGGGCGTCGACATCCACATCATCATGGCCGACGGCGCCCCGGTGCGAAATCTGGAAGCCGCGGTGCGGCAGGCGCATCTCGACGTCAATGCGGTGGTCGCCTCGCCGATCGCGGCGGGGCTCGCCTGCCTGTCGGAAGAAGAACGCGACCTTGGCGTGGCGCTTGTCGAGCTCGGCGCGGCGGTGACGACGGTATCGCTCTATGCGGGCGGAATGCTCGTCGAGATGGTTTCGCTGCCGTTCGGGGCGAGCGACATCACCGACGACATCGCCTCGGCCTTCGGTATCCGGCGCAGCCAGGCGCAGCGGCTGCAGAGCTTCTACGGCTCGGCCTCGGCCAGCCCGCGCGACAACAATGATTTGATCGAACTCGATCCCGGCGCGCCCGCGGGCAGCGATGCGCCGCGCATCACGCGCGCGCAGCTGATCTCGGTCATTCGCCAGCGGCTCGACCAGATGATGGGCGACATCGGACGGACGCTGAAGGATCTTCACTTCGTCGGCCCGATCGGCCGCCAGGTCGTGCTCGTCGGCGGGGGCGCCGATCTGAAAGGCATCGCCGATTATACCCAGATCGCACTCGGCCGGGCGGCGCGCGTCGGGCGACCGCGCGGCTTGCACGGCCTGCCCGATGCCCATTCGGGACCGGCTTTCGCGACGCTTGCCGGTCTGGTTCTTTATGCCGCATCCGATCCCGTGGATCTGCGCGACCTGCCCACGATGGCGCAGGATGTGTACCGTCCCAAGGGGTCGTCGATCATCAACCGACTTATCACCGCGCTGAAGAGCAGTTTCTGA
- a CDS encoding cell division protein FtsQ/DivIB: MSSTRIKRAKAPPRRPSRAPKRRRSVKHSRLNMVINALPISPAQLQRVANWTIGIGLAGVLVLGAEVTGVTAKIHEEWAQAVGRAGFQVKKVEVVGADRIDRLKVYDIALAQKDRSMAAVELDDVRRDLMQYGWIKDARVSRRLPDTLVVDIVERTPAAIWQNDGRLSLIDDSGVVLEPVTVATMPDLPLVIGPNANRRAQDLDALLAEASSLKELLAGATWVGNRRWDLRFRSGETLSLPEGDAEAKAALAKFAHMDGANRLLGRGILRFDMRDPSRFVLRMPHEGQVAPSKIDDARAAADAVSAGQANEG; this comes from the coding sequence ATGAGCAGCACCAGGATCAAACGCGCGAAGGCGCCGCCGCGCCGTCCGTCGCGCGCGCCCAAAAGGCGCCGGTCGGTCAAGCATTCGCGCCTCAACATGGTCATCAACGCCTTGCCGATCAGCCCGGCGCAGCTTCAGCGCGTCGCCAACTGGACGATCGGTATCGGCCTGGCGGGCGTGCTGGTGCTCGGTGCCGAGGTGACGGGTGTGACCGCGAAAATCCACGAAGAGTGGGCGCAGGCGGTCGGGCGCGCCGGATTTCAGGTAAAGAAGGTCGAAGTGGTCGGTGCCGATCGCATCGACCGGCTGAAGGTTTATGATATCGCGCTGGCGCAGAAGGACCGCTCGATGGCCGCGGTCGAGCTTGACGATGTGCGCCGCGACCTGATGCAGTATGGCTGGATCAAGGATGCGCGCGTGTCGCGCCGCCTGCCCGATACGCTGGTCGTCGATATCGTCGAGCGCACCCCGGCAGCGATCTGGCAGAATGACGGCCGCCTGTCGCTGATCGACGACAGCGGGGTCGTCCTGGAACCCGTGACGGTCGCGACCATGCCCGACCTGCCGCTCGTCATCGGCCCCAATGCCAATCGGCGCGCGCAGGATCTCGACGCGCTGCTCGCCGAGGCCAGTTCGCTCAAGGAACTGCTCGCGGGCGCGACCTGGGTCGGCAACCGCCGCTGGGATCTGCGCTTCCGCAGCGGCGAAACGCTGTCGCTGCCCGAAGGCGATGCCGAAGCGAAGGCGGCGCTCGCGAAATTCGCGCACATGGACGGGGCGAACCGCCTCCTTGGCCGCGGCATCCTGCGTTTCGACATGCGCGACCCCAGCCGTTTCGTGCTACGCATGCCGCACGAAGGGCAGGTGGCGCCGTCGAAGATCGACGACGCGCGTGCCGCCGCCGACGCGGTGTCGGCGGGTCAGGCGAACGAGGGATAG
- a CDS encoding D-alanine--D-alanine ligase, protein MSRGPWHVAVLMGGWSAEREVSLMSGKGVADALESRGHKVTRIDMGRDVAQRLAEARPDVVFNALHGVPGEDGTVQGMLDLMGLKYTHSGLVTSVIAIDKELTKQALVPHGIPMPTGTMVDSESLFSADPLPRPYVLKPVNEGSSVGVAIVKDDSNYGNPIAREAVGPWQEFDRLLAEPFIKGRELTVAVLGDEALGVTELRVKSGFYDYDAKYTDGLTEHVCPADVPADVAQRMKHLAVEAHRLLGCKGASRSDFRWDDEHGLAGIFLLEVNTQPGMTPLSLVPEQARAIGMDYAELVERIVGEALA, encoded by the coding sequence GTGAGCCGGGGTCCGTGGCATGTCGCCGTGCTGATGGGCGGCTGGTCCGCCGAGCGCGAAGTGTCGCTGATGAGCGGCAAGGGCGTTGCCGACGCGCTCGAAAGCCGCGGGCACAAGGTCACGCGCATCGACATGGGCCGCGATGTGGCGCAGCGGCTTGCCGAAGCGCGGCCCGATGTCGTCTTCAACGCCCTCCACGGCGTTCCGGGCGAAGACGGCACCGTGCAGGGCATGCTCGACCTGATGGGCCTCAAATACACCCACAGCGGGCTCGTCACGTCGGTGATCGCGATCGACAAGGAATTGACGAAACAGGCGCTGGTGCCGCATGGTATTCCCATGCCGACGGGGACGATGGTCGACAGCGAAAGCCTGTTTTCAGCCGATCCCTTGCCGCGCCCCTATGTCCTGAAACCCGTCAACGAAGGATCGTCGGTCGGCGTCGCGATTGTCAAGGACGACAGCAACTACGGCAACCCGATTGCGCGCGAAGCTGTGGGGCCGTGGCAGGAGTTCGATCGGCTGCTCGCCGAGCCTTTCATCAAGGGGCGCGAACTGACCGTCGCGGTACTCGGCGATGAGGCGCTCGGTGTCACCGAACTGCGCGTGAAGTCGGGATTCTACGACTATGACGCCAAATATACCGACGGTCTGACCGAACATGTCTGTCCTGCCGATGTCCCCGCCGACGTTGCGCAGCGGATGAAGCATCTGGCGGTCGAAGCGCATCGCCTGCTCGGCTGCAAGGGCGCGTCGCGTTCCGATTTTCGCTGGGACGACGAGCATGGACTTGCGGGCATTTTCCTGCTCGAGGTCAATACGCAGCCGGGGATGACACCGCTCAGCCTCGTGCCGGAACAGGCGCGCGCCATCGGCATGGACTATGCCGAACTCGTCGAACGCATCGTGGGGGAAGCATTGGCATGA